A genomic stretch from Euwallacea fornicatus isolate EFF26 chromosome 10, ASM4011564v1, whole genome shotgun sequence includes:
- the Hr3 gene encoding probable nuclear hormone receptor HR3 isoform X5 — MPSTIRAQIEIIPCKVCGDKSSGVHYGVITCEGCKGFFRRSQSSVVNYQCPRNKNCVVDRVNRNRCQYCRLQKCLRLGMSRDAVKFGRMSKKQREKVEDEVRFHRAQLRAQSDSAPDSSVFEQQTPSSSDQLHHSYNGGYPTYNDVGSYTPAYYTGQTQVPVSTMGYDISADYVDSTTAYDPRPGLDALSDTGSLMASVVTTGTNTSNGGGGGGGGGGGGGSKSASNSLPLSPESRPFKRISQTASSTNLSGGTTVISVKQENASVDGLQVPSYVDSTTYANSPVGQGTSARQGQQHVGNGGGDECEPVILPNPSQISELLSKTISDAHTRTCLYSIEHIHEMFRKPHDLSRLLYYQNMAHEELWLDCAQKLTTIIQQIIEFAKMVPGFMKLSQDDQIVLLKAGSFELAIIRMSRYLDLSHNRVLYGDTMLPQDAFFTSDTAEMKLVSCVFEVSKGLAELKLTETELALYSACVLLSPADSVLDRPGLKGMAEIGRLNQAVLRALKLELDRNHTIPIKGDVTVCDALLTKIPNLREISLLHMDALGKLKRSAPHLDFPALHKELFSVDS; from the exons CACAAATCGAGATAATACCATGCAAAGTATGCGGAGACAAAAGCAGTGGCGTTCATTACGGCGTCATCACCTGCGAAGGTTGCAAGGGGTTCTTTCGACGTTCCCAGAGCTCAGTGGTCAACTACCAGTGTCCCAGGAACAAAAACTGCGTCGTAGACAGGGTGAATCGAAATCGCTGCCAGTACTGCCGCTTACAGAAGTGCCTCAGGCTTGGAATGAGTCGAGATG CGGTGAAGTTCGGGCGCATGTCTAAGAAGCAAAGAGAGAAGGTGGAGGACGAGGTGAGGTTCCACAGGGCGCAGCTAAGGGCGCAGAGCGACTCGGCGCCCGATAGTTCCGTGTTCGAACAGCAGACGCCTTCGAGTAGTGATCAGTTGCACCACAGCTATAATGGAGG CTATCCAACATACAACGACGTAGGCTCCTACACCCCCGCCTACTATACCGGACAGACGCAGGTGCCGGTGTCCACGATGGGCTACGACATCTCCGCCGATTACGTGGACAGCACGACGGCCTACGACCCTCGGCCGGGCCTGGACGCCCTCAGCGACACCGGCAGCCTCATGGCCAGTGTCGTCACTACGG GCACTAACACGAGCAATGGTGGTGGAGGTGGTGGCGGTGGGGGTGGCGGTGGCGGGTCGAAGTCCGCCTCCAATTCGCTACCTCTCTCCCCCGAGTCGCGCCCTTTCAAACGTATTTCGCAAACGGCCTCGTCCACTAATCTATCTGGAGGCACCACG GTGATCTCCGTGAAACAAGAGAATGCCTCAGTGGACGGCCTGCAGGTGCCTAGTTACGTGGACAGCACCACGTACGCAAACTCGCCCGTCGGTCAGGGCACGTCGGCCAGACAGGGGCAACAGCACGTCGGCAACGGCGGAGGGGATGAATGTGAGCCTGTGATTTTGCCCA ATCCCAGCCAAATCTCAGAGCTGCTGTCGAAGACAATATCCGACGCGCACACCCGCACCTGCCTTTACTCGATCGAGCACATCCACGAGATGTTTCGAAAGCCTCATGATCTCTCCCGTCTCTTGTACTACCAGAATATGGCGCACGAGGAACTGTGGCTCGATTGCGCCCAAAAACTCACTACGATCATCCAGCAGATCATCGAGTTTGCCAAGATGGTGCCCGGTTTCATGAAACTAAGCCAGGACGATCAGATCGTGCTCCTAAAAGCAG GGAGCTTCGAGCTGGCAATTATCCGCATGTCGCGCTACCTGGACCTGTCCCATAATCGCGTCCTTTACGGGGATACCATGTTGCCCCAGGACGCATTTTTCACCTCAGACACGGCGGAAATGAAGCTGGTCAGCTGCGTGTTCGAAGTGTCCAAAGGCCTTGCCGAGCTGAAGCTGACCGAAACCGAGCTGGCGCTCTATTCTGCCTGTGTCCTGTTATCTCCAG CTGATTCTGTTTTAGATCGGCCAGGACTGAAAGGGATGGCCGAGATCGGACGGCTGAATCAGGCTGTTTTGCGGGCTTTAAAATTGGAACTTGATAGGAACCACACGATCCCTATCAAGGGAGACGTGACCGTTTGTGATGCCTTGCTTACTAAAATACCTAACTTGAG GGAAATTAGTTTGTTGCACATGGACGCTTTGGGCAAACTGAAGAGATCTGCGCCTCATCTGGATTTTCCTGCCCTGCACAAAGAACTGTTCAGCGTGGACAGTTGA
- the Hr3 gene encoding probable nuclear hormone receptor HR3 isoform X3 yields MDNFPDLFGNDEAWGVAGETSNGRDLYRQDSSSVDSSTPPPPGLDPEERKSANSIRAQIEIIPCKVCGDKSSGVHYGVITCEGCKGFFRRSQSSVVNYQCPRNKNCVVDRVNRNRCQYCRLQKCLRLGMSRDAVKFGRMSKKQREKVEDEVRFHRAQLRAQSDSAPDSSVFEQQTPSSSDQLHHSYNGGYPTYNDVGSYTPAYYTGQTQVPVSTMGYDISADYVDSTTAYDPRPGLDALSDTGSLMASVVTTGTNTSNGGGGGGGGGGGGGSKSASNSLPLSPESRPFKRISQTASSTNLSGGTTVISVKQENASVDGLQVPSYVDSTTYANSPVGQGTSARQGQQHVGNGGGDEYPSQISELLSKTISDAHTRTCLYSIEHIHEMFRKPHDLSRLLYYQNMAHEELWLDCAQKLTTIIQQIIEFAKMVPGFMKLSQDDQIVLLKAGSFELAIIRMSRYLDLSHNRVLYGDTMLPQDAFFTSDTAEMKLVSCVFEVSKGLAELKLTETELALYSACVLLSPADSVLDRPGLKGMAEIGRLNQAVLRALKLELDRNHTIPIKGDVTVCDALLTKIPNLREISLLHMDALGKLKRSAPHLDFPALHKELFSVDS; encoded by the exons ATGGACAATTTTCCTGACTTGTTCGGCAACGACGAAGCTTGGGGTGTAGCCGGTGAAACCAGCAACGGGAGAGATTTGTACAGGCAGGATTCGAGCTCGGTGGACTCGTCCACGCCACCGCCACCGGGTTTAGATCCGGAAGAGAGGAAGAGTGCCAATTCTATTAGAG CACAAATCGAGATAATACCATGCAAAGTATGCGGAGACAAAAGCAGTGGCGTTCATTACGGCGTCATCACCTGCGAAGGTTGCAAGGGGTTCTTTCGACGTTCCCAGAGCTCAGTGGTCAACTACCAGTGTCCCAGGAACAAAAACTGCGTCGTAGACAGGGTGAATCGAAATCGCTGCCAGTACTGCCGCTTACAGAAGTGCCTCAGGCTTGGAATGAGTCGAGATG CGGTGAAGTTCGGGCGCATGTCTAAGAAGCAAAGAGAGAAGGTGGAGGACGAGGTGAGGTTCCACAGGGCGCAGCTAAGGGCGCAGAGCGACTCGGCGCCCGATAGTTCCGTGTTCGAACAGCAGACGCCTTCGAGTAGTGATCAGTTGCACCACAGCTATAATGGAGG CTATCCAACATACAACGACGTAGGCTCCTACACCCCCGCCTACTATACCGGACAGACGCAGGTGCCGGTGTCCACGATGGGCTACGACATCTCCGCCGATTACGTGGACAGCACGACGGCCTACGACCCTCGGCCGGGCCTGGACGCCCTCAGCGACACCGGCAGCCTCATGGCCAGTGTCGTCACTACGG GCACTAACACGAGCAATGGTGGTGGAGGTGGTGGCGGTGGGGGTGGCGGTGGCGGGTCGAAGTCCGCCTCCAATTCGCTACCTCTCTCCCCCGAGTCGCGCCCTTTCAAACGTATTTCGCAAACGGCCTCGTCCACTAATCTATCTGGAGGCACCACG GTGATCTCCGTGAAACAAGAGAATGCCTCAGTGGACGGCCTGCAGGTGCCTAGTTACGTGGACAGCACCACGTACGCAAACTCGCCCGTCGGTCAGGGCACGTCGGCCAGACAGGGGCAACAGCACGTCGGCAACGGCGGAGGGGATGAAT ATCCCAGCCAAATCTCAGAGCTGCTGTCGAAGACAATATCCGACGCGCACACCCGCACCTGCCTTTACTCGATCGAGCACATCCACGAGATGTTTCGAAAGCCTCATGATCTCTCCCGTCTCTTGTACTACCAGAATATGGCGCACGAGGAACTGTGGCTCGATTGCGCCCAAAAACTCACTACGATCATCCAGCAGATCATCGAGTTTGCCAAGATGGTGCCCGGTTTCATGAAACTAAGCCAGGACGATCAGATCGTGCTCCTAAAAGCAG GGAGCTTCGAGCTGGCAATTATCCGCATGTCGCGCTACCTGGACCTGTCCCATAATCGCGTCCTTTACGGGGATACCATGTTGCCCCAGGACGCATTTTTCACCTCAGACACGGCGGAAATGAAGCTGGTCAGCTGCGTGTTCGAAGTGTCCAAAGGCCTTGCCGAGCTGAAGCTGACCGAAACCGAGCTGGCGCTCTATTCTGCCTGTGTCCTGTTATCTCCAG CTGATTCTGTTTTAGATCGGCCAGGACTGAAAGGGATGGCCGAGATCGGACGGCTGAATCAGGCTGTTTTGCGGGCTTTAAAATTGGAACTTGATAGGAACCACACGATCCCTATCAAGGGAGACGTGACCGTTTGTGATGCCTTGCTTACTAAAATACCTAACTTGAG GGAAATTAGTTTGTTGCACATGGACGCTTTGGGCAAACTGAAGAGATCTGCGCCTCATCTGGATTTTCCTGCCCTGCACAAAGAACTGTTCAGCGTGGACAGTTGA
- the Hr3 gene encoding probable nuclear hormone receptor HR3 isoform X7, translated as MDNFPDLFGNDEAWGVAGETSNGRDLYRQDSSSVDSSTPPPPGLDPEERKSANSIRAQIEIIPCKVCGDKSSGVHYGVITCEGCKGFFRRSQSSVVNYQCPRNKNCVVDRVNRNRCQYCRLQKCLRLGMSRDAVKFGRMSKKQREKVEDEVRFHRAQLRAQSDSAPDSSVFEQQTPSSSDQLHHSYNGGYPTYNDVGSYTPAYYTGQTQVPVSTMGYDISADYVDSTTAYDPRPGLDALSDTGSLMASVVTTDPSQISELLSKTISDAHTRTCLYSIEHIHEMFRKPHDLSRLLYYQNMAHEELWLDCAQKLTTIIQQIIEFAKMVPGFMKLSQDDQIVLLKAGSFELAIIRMSRYLDLSHNRVLYGDTMLPQDAFFTSDTAEMKLVSCVFEVSKGLAELKLTETELALYSACVLLSPADSVLDRPGLKGMAEIGRLNQAVLRALKLELDRNHTIPIKGDVTVCDALLTKIPNLREISLLHMDALGKLKRSAPHLDFPALHKELFSVDS; from the exons ATGGACAATTTTCCTGACTTGTTCGGCAACGACGAAGCTTGGGGTGTAGCCGGTGAAACCAGCAACGGGAGAGATTTGTACAGGCAGGATTCGAGCTCGGTGGACTCGTCCACGCCACCGCCACCGGGTTTAGATCCGGAAGAGAGGAAGAGTGCCAATTCTATTAGAG CACAAATCGAGATAATACCATGCAAAGTATGCGGAGACAAAAGCAGTGGCGTTCATTACGGCGTCATCACCTGCGAAGGTTGCAAGGGGTTCTTTCGACGTTCCCAGAGCTCAGTGGTCAACTACCAGTGTCCCAGGAACAAAAACTGCGTCGTAGACAGGGTGAATCGAAATCGCTGCCAGTACTGCCGCTTACAGAAGTGCCTCAGGCTTGGAATGAGTCGAGATG CGGTGAAGTTCGGGCGCATGTCTAAGAAGCAAAGAGAGAAGGTGGAGGACGAGGTGAGGTTCCACAGGGCGCAGCTAAGGGCGCAGAGCGACTCGGCGCCCGATAGTTCCGTGTTCGAACAGCAGACGCCTTCGAGTAGTGATCAGTTGCACCACAGCTATAATGGAGG CTATCCAACATACAACGACGTAGGCTCCTACACCCCCGCCTACTATACCGGACAGACGCAGGTGCCGGTGTCCACGATGGGCTACGACATCTCCGCCGATTACGTGGACAGCACGACGGCCTACGACCCTCGGCCGGGCCTGGACGCCCTCAGCGACACCGGCAGCCTCATGGCCAGTGTCGTCACTACGG ATCCCAGCCAAATCTCAGAGCTGCTGTCGAAGACAATATCCGACGCGCACACCCGCACCTGCCTTTACTCGATCGAGCACATCCACGAGATGTTTCGAAAGCCTCATGATCTCTCCCGTCTCTTGTACTACCAGAATATGGCGCACGAGGAACTGTGGCTCGATTGCGCCCAAAAACTCACTACGATCATCCAGCAGATCATCGAGTTTGCCAAGATGGTGCCCGGTTTCATGAAACTAAGCCAGGACGATCAGATCGTGCTCCTAAAAGCAG GGAGCTTCGAGCTGGCAATTATCCGCATGTCGCGCTACCTGGACCTGTCCCATAATCGCGTCCTTTACGGGGATACCATGTTGCCCCAGGACGCATTTTTCACCTCAGACACGGCGGAAATGAAGCTGGTCAGCTGCGTGTTCGAAGTGTCCAAAGGCCTTGCCGAGCTGAAGCTGACCGAAACCGAGCTGGCGCTCTATTCTGCCTGTGTCCTGTTATCTCCAG CTGATTCTGTTTTAGATCGGCCAGGACTGAAAGGGATGGCCGAGATCGGACGGCTGAATCAGGCTGTTTTGCGGGCTTTAAAATTGGAACTTGATAGGAACCACACGATCCCTATCAAGGGAGACGTGACCGTTTGTGATGCCTTGCTTACTAAAATACCTAACTTGAG GGAAATTAGTTTGTTGCACATGGACGCTTTGGGCAAACTGAAGAGATCTGCGCCTCATCTGGATTTTCCTGCCCTGCACAAAGAACTGTTCAGCGTGGACAGTTGA
- the Hr3 gene encoding probable nuclear hormone receptor HR3 isoform X8 has protein sequence MDNFPDLFGNDEAWGVAGETSNGRDLYRQDSSSVDSSTPPPPGLDPEERKSANSIRAQIEIIPCKVCGDKSSGVHYGVITCEGCKGFFRRSQSSVVNYQCPRNKNCVVDRVNRNRCQYCRLQKCLRLGMSRDAVKFGRMSKKQREKVEDEVRFHRAQLRAQSDSAPDSSVFEQQTPSSSDQLHHSYNGGYPTYNDVGSYTPAYYTGQTQVPVSTMGYDISADYVDSTTAYDPRPGLDALSDTGSLMASVVTTDPSQISELLSKTISDAHTRTCLYSIEHIHEMFRKPHDLSRLLYYQNMAHEELWLDCAQKLTTIIQQIIEFAKMVPGFMKLSQDDQIVLLKAGSFELAIIRMSRYLDLSHNRVLYGDTMLPQDAFFTSDTAEMKLVSCVFEVSKGLAELKLTETELALYSACVLLSPDRPGLKGMAEIGRLNQAVLRALKLELDRNHTIPIKGDVTVCDALLTKIPNLREISLLHMDALGKLKRSAPHLDFPALHKELFSVDS, from the exons ATGGACAATTTTCCTGACTTGTTCGGCAACGACGAAGCTTGGGGTGTAGCCGGTGAAACCAGCAACGGGAGAGATTTGTACAGGCAGGATTCGAGCTCGGTGGACTCGTCCACGCCACCGCCACCGGGTTTAGATCCGGAAGAGAGGAAGAGTGCCAATTCTATTAGAG CACAAATCGAGATAATACCATGCAAAGTATGCGGAGACAAAAGCAGTGGCGTTCATTACGGCGTCATCACCTGCGAAGGTTGCAAGGGGTTCTTTCGACGTTCCCAGAGCTCAGTGGTCAACTACCAGTGTCCCAGGAACAAAAACTGCGTCGTAGACAGGGTGAATCGAAATCGCTGCCAGTACTGCCGCTTACAGAAGTGCCTCAGGCTTGGAATGAGTCGAGATG CGGTGAAGTTCGGGCGCATGTCTAAGAAGCAAAGAGAGAAGGTGGAGGACGAGGTGAGGTTCCACAGGGCGCAGCTAAGGGCGCAGAGCGACTCGGCGCCCGATAGTTCCGTGTTCGAACAGCAGACGCCTTCGAGTAGTGATCAGTTGCACCACAGCTATAATGGAGG CTATCCAACATACAACGACGTAGGCTCCTACACCCCCGCCTACTATACCGGACAGACGCAGGTGCCGGTGTCCACGATGGGCTACGACATCTCCGCCGATTACGTGGACAGCACGACGGCCTACGACCCTCGGCCGGGCCTGGACGCCCTCAGCGACACCGGCAGCCTCATGGCCAGTGTCGTCACTACGG ATCCCAGCCAAATCTCAGAGCTGCTGTCGAAGACAATATCCGACGCGCACACCCGCACCTGCCTTTACTCGATCGAGCACATCCACGAGATGTTTCGAAAGCCTCATGATCTCTCCCGTCTCTTGTACTACCAGAATATGGCGCACGAGGAACTGTGGCTCGATTGCGCCCAAAAACTCACTACGATCATCCAGCAGATCATCGAGTTTGCCAAGATGGTGCCCGGTTTCATGAAACTAAGCCAGGACGATCAGATCGTGCTCCTAAAAGCAG GGAGCTTCGAGCTGGCAATTATCCGCATGTCGCGCTACCTGGACCTGTCCCATAATCGCGTCCTTTACGGGGATACCATGTTGCCCCAGGACGCATTTTTCACCTCAGACACGGCGGAAATGAAGCTGGTCAGCTGCGTGTTCGAAGTGTCCAAAGGCCTTGCCGAGCTGAAGCTGACCGAAACCGAGCTGGCGCTCTATTCTGCCTGTGTCCTGTTATCTCCAG ATCGGCCAGGACTGAAAGGGATGGCCGAGATCGGACGGCTGAATCAGGCTGTTTTGCGGGCTTTAAAATTGGAACTTGATAGGAACCACACGATCCCTATCAAGGGAGACGTGACCGTTTGTGATGCCTTGCTTACTAAAATACCTAACTTGAG GGAAATTAGTTTGTTGCACATGGACGCTTTGGGCAAACTGAAGAGATCTGCGCCTCATCTGGATTTTCCTGCCCTGCACAAAGAACTGTTCAGCGTGGACAGTTGA
- the Hr3 gene encoding probable nuclear hormone receptor HR3 isoform X2, with translation MDNFPDLFGNDEAWGVAGETSNGRDLYRQDSSSVDSSTPPPPGLDPEERKSANSIRAQIEIIPCKVCGDKSSGVHYGVITCEGCKGFFRRSQSSVVNYQCPRNKNCVVDRVNRNRCQYCRLQKCLRLGMSRDAVKFGRMSKKQREKVEDEVRFHRAQLRAQSDSAPDSSVFEQQTPSSSDQLHHSYNGGYPTYNDVGSYTPAYYTGQTQVPVSTMGYDISADYVDSTTAYDPRPGLDALSDTGSLMASVVTTGTNTSNGGGGGGGGGGGGGSKSASNSLPLSPESRPFKRISQTASSTNLSGGTTVISVKQENASVDGLQVPSYVDSTTYANSPVGQGTSARQGQQHVGNGGGDECEPVILPNPSQISELLSKTISDAHTRTCLYSIEHIHEMFRKPHDLSRLLYYQNMAHEELWLDCAQKLTTIIQQIIEFAKMVPGFMKLSQDDQIVLLKAGSFELAIIRMSRYLDLSHNRVLYGDTMLPQDAFFTSDTAEMKLVSCVFEVSKGLAELKLTETELALYSACVLLSPDRPGLKGMAEIGRLNQAVLRALKLELDRNHTIPIKGDVTVCDALLTKIPNLREISLLHMDALGKLKRSAPHLDFPALHKELFSVDS, from the exons ATGGACAATTTTCCTGACTTGTTCGGCAACGACGAAGCTTGGGGTGTAGCCGGTGAAACCAGCAACGGGAGAGATTTGTACAGGCAGGATTCGAGCTCGGTGGACTCGTCCACGCCACCGCCACCGGGTTTAGATCCGGAAGAGAGGAAGAGTGCCAATTCTATTAGAG CACAAATCGAGATAATACCATGCAAAGTATGCGGAGACAAAAGCAGTGGCGTTCATTACGGCGTCATCACCTGCGAAGGTTGCAAGGGGTTCTTTCGACGTTCCCAGAGCTCAGTGGTCAACTACCAGTGTCCCAGGAACAAAAACTGCGTCGTAGACAGGGTGAATCGAAATCGCTGCCAGTACTGCCGCTTACAGAAGTGCCTCAGGCTTGGAATGAGTCGAGATG CGGTGAAGTTCGGGCGCATGTCTAAGAAGCAAAGAGAGAAGGTGGAGGACGAGGTGAGGTTCCACAGGGCGCAGCTAAGGGCGCAGAGCGACTCGGCGCCCGATAGTTCCGTGTTCGAACAGCAGACGCCTTCGAGTAGTGATCAGTTGCACCACAGCTATAATGGAGG CTATCCAACATACAACGACGTAGGCTCCTACACCCCCGCCTACTATACCGGACAGACGCAGGTGCCGGTGTCCACGATGGGCTACGACATCTCCGCCGATTACGTGGACAGCACGACGGCCTACGACCCTCGGCCGGGCCTGGACGCCCTCAGCGACACCGGCAGCCTCATGGCCAGTGTCGTCACTACGG GCACTAACACGAGCAATGGTGGTGGAGGTGGTGGCGGTGGGGGTGGCGGTGGCGGGTCGAAGTCCGCCTCCAATTCGCTACCTCTCTCCCCCGAGTCGCGCCCTTTCAAACGTATTTCGCAAACGGCCTCGTCCACTAATCTATCTGGAGGCACCACG GTGATCTCCGTGAAACAAGAGAATGCCTCAGTGGACGGCCTGCAGGTGCCTAGTTACGTGGACAGCACCACGTACGCAAACTCGCCCGTCGGTCAGGGCACGTCGGCCAGACAGGGGCAACAGCACGTCGGCAACGGCGGAGGGGATGAATGTGAGCCTGTGATTTTGCCCA ATCCCAGCCAAATCTCAGAGCTGCTGTCGAAGACAATATCCGACGCGCACACCCGCACCTGCCTTTACTCGATCGAGCACATCCACGAGATGTTTCGAAAGCCTCATGATCTCTCCCGTCTCTTGTACTACCAGAATATGGCGCACGAGGAACTGTGGCTCGATTGCGCCCAAAAACTCACTACGATCATCCAGCAGATCATCGAGTTTGCCAAGATGGTGCCCGGTTTCATGAAACTAAGCCAGGACGATCAGATCGTGCTCCTAAAAGCAG GGAGCTTCGAGCTGGCAATTATCCGCATGTCGCGCTACCTGGACCTGTCCCATAATCGCGTCCTTTACGGGGATACCATGTTGCCCCAGGACGCATTTTTCACCTCAGACACGGCGGAAATGAAGCTGGTCAGCTGCGTGTTCGAAGTGTCCAAAGGCCTTGCCGAGCTGAAGCTGACCGAAACCGAGCTGGCGCTCTATTCTGCCTGTGTCCTGTTATCTCCAG ATCGGCCAGGACTGAAAGGGATGGCCGAGATCGGACGGCTGAATCAGGCTGTTTTGCGGGCTTTAAAATTGGAACTTGATAGGAACCACACGATCCCTATCAAGGGAGACGTGACCGTTTGTGATGCCTTGCTTACTAAAATACCTAACTTGAG GGAAATTAGTTTGTTGCACATGGACGCTTTGGGCAAACTGAAGAGATCTGCGCCTCATCTGGATTTTCCTGCCCTGCACAAAGAACTGTTCAGCGTGGACAGTTGA
- the Hr3 gene encoding probable nuclear hormone receptor HR3 isoform X1 encodes MDNFPDLFGNDEAWGVAGETSNGRDLYRQDSSSVDSSTPPPPGLDPEERKSANSIRAQIEIIPCKVCGDKSSGVHYGVITCEGCKGFFRRSQSSVVNYQCPRNKNCVVDRVNRNRCQYCRLQKCLRLGMSRDAVKFGRMSKKQREKVEDEVRFHRAQLRAQSDSAPDSSVFEQQTPSSSDQLHHSYNGGYPTYNDVGSYTPAYYTGQTQVPVSTMGYDISADYVDSTTAYDPRPGLDALSDTGSLMASVVTTGTNTSNGGGGGGGGGGGGGSKSASNSLPLSPESRPFKRISQTASSTNLSGGTTVISVKQENASVDGLQVPSYVDSTTYANSPVGQGTSARQGQQHVGNGGGDECEPVILPNPSQISELLSKTISDAHTRTCLYSIEHIHEMFRKPHDLSRLLYYQNMAHEELWLDCAQKLTTIIQQIIEFAKMVPGFMKLSQDDQIVLLKAGSFELAIIRMSRYLDLSHNRVLYGDTMLPQDAFFTSDTAEMKLVSCVFEVSKGLAELKLTETELALYSACVLLSPADSVLDRPGLKGMAEIGRLNQAVLRALKLELDRNHTIPIKGDVTVCDALLTKIPNLREISLLHMDALGKLKRSAPHLDFPALHKELFSVDS; translated from the exons ATGGACAATTTTCCTGACTTGTTCGGCAACGACGAAGCTTGGGGTGTAGCCGGTGAAACCAGCAACGGGAGAGATTTGTACAGGCAGGATTCGAGCTCGGTGGACTCGTCCACGCCACCGCCACCGGGTTTAGATCCGGAAGAGAGGAAGAGTGCCAATTCTATTAGAG CACAAATCGAGATAATACCATGCAAAGTATGCGGAGACAAAAGCAGTGGCGTTCATTACGGCGTCATCACCTGCGAAGGTTGCAAGGGGTTCTTTCGACGTTCCCAGAGCTCAGTGGTCAACTACCAGTGTCCCAGGAACAAAAACTGCGTCGTAGACAGGGTGAATCGAAATCGCTGCCAGTACTGCCGCTTACAGAAGTGCCTCAGGCTTGGAATGAGTCGAGATG CGGTGAAGTTCGGGCGCATGTCTAAGAAGCAAAGAGAGAAGGTGGAGGACGAGGTGAGGTTCCACAGGGCGCAGCTAAGGGCGCAGAGCGACTCGGCGCCCGATAGTTCCGTGTTCGAACAGCAGACGCCTTCGAGTAGTGATCAGTTGCACCACAGCTATAATGGAGG CTATCCAACATACAACGACGTAGGCTCCTACACCCCCGCCTACTATACCGGACAGACGCAGGTGCCGGTGTCCACGATGGGCTACGACATCTCCGCCGATTACGTGGACAGCACGACGGCCTACGACCCTCGGCCGGGCCTGGACGCCCTCAGCGACACCGGCAGCCTCATGGCCAGTGTCGTCACTACGG GCACTAACACGAGCAATGGTGGTGGAGGTGGTGGCGGTGGGGGTGGCGGTGGCGGGTCGAAGTCCGCCTCCAATTCGCTACCTCTCTCCCCCGAGTCGCGCCCTTTCAAACGTATTTCGCAAACGGCCTCGTCCACTAATCTATCTGGAGGCACCACG GTGATCTCCGTGAAACAAGAGAATGCCTCAGTGGACGGCCTGCAGGTGCCTAGTTACGTGGACAGCACCACGTACGCAAACTCGCCCGTCGGTCAGGGCACGTCGGCCAGACAGGGGCAACAGCACGTCGGCAACGGCGGAGGGGATGAATGTGAGCCTGTGATTTTGCCCA ATCCCAGCCAAATCTCAGAGCTGCTGTCGAAGACAATATCCGACGCGCACACCCGCACCTGCCTTTACTCGATCGAGCACATCCACGAGATGTTTCGAAAGCCTCATGATCTCTCCCGTCTCTTGTACTACCAGAATATGGCGCACGAGGAACTGTGGCTCGATTGCGCCCAAAAACTCACTACGATCATCCAGCAGATCATCGAGTTTGCCAAGATGGTGCCCGGTTTCATGAAACTAAGCCAGGACGATCAGATCGTGCTCCTAAAAGCAG GGAGCTTCGAGCTGGCAATTATCCGCATGTCGCGCTACCTGGACCTGTCCCATAATCGCGTCCTTTACGGGGATACCATGTTGCCCCAGGACGCATTTTTCACCTCAGACACGGCGGAAATGAAGCTGGTCAGCTGCGTGTTCGAAGTGTCCAAAGGCCTTGCCGAGCTGAAGCTGACCGAAACCGAGCTGGCGCTCTATTCTGCCTGTGTCCTGTTATCTCCAG CTGATTCTGTTTTAGATCGGCCAGGACTGAAAGGGATGGCCGAGATCGGACGGCTGAATCAGGCTGTTTTGCGGGCTTTAAAATTGGAACTTGATAGGAACCACACGATCCCTATCAAGGGAGACGTGACCGTTTGTGATGCCTTGCTTACTAAAATACCTAACTTGAG GGAAATTAGTTTGTTGCACATGGACGCTTTGGGCAAACTGAAGAGATCTGCGCCTCATCTGGATTTTCCTGCCCTGCACAAAGAACTGTTCAGCGTGGACAGTTGA